A genomic stretch from Komagataeibacter xylinus includes:
- a CDS encoding helix-turn-helix domain-containing protein — protein sequence MSAASNPVDVHVGNRIRLRRTLLGMSQERLGNALGLTFQQVQKYERGRNRVGASRLYDLACVLDVPVAFFFDGLPDRGMGQGYGMIDETAGMAEPAASVAPIAGMKEVGRATIPADDLALLSRRETIDLVRAYYGIEDSGTRRRVLDLVRSMGA from the coding sequence ATGTCTGCTGCGTCCAATCCGGTGGATGTGCATGTTGGCAACCGTATCCGCCTGCGCCGTACCTTGCTTGGCATGTCACAGGAGCGGTTGGGCAATGCCCTTGGCCTTACATTCCAGCAGGTGCAGAAATACGAGCGCGGCCGCAACCGTGTTGGCGCGTCGCGGCTGTATGACCTTGCCTGCGTGCTCGATGTGCCGGTGGCCTTCTTTTTTGATGGCCTGCCCGATCGTGGCATGGGGCAGGGTTATGGCATGATAGATGAAACGGCAGGCATGGCTGAACCTGCGGCCAGCGTGGCCCCGATTGCTGGCATGAAGGAAGTGGGCAGGGCAACGATACCGGCCGATGATCTCGCCCTGCTGTCGCGCCGCGAGACGATCGACCTCGTGCGCGCCTATTACGGAATCGAGGATAGCGGCACGCGCCGACGCGTGCTCGACCTCGTGCGCTCCATGGGGGCCTGA
- the lnt gene encoding apolipoprotein N-acyltransferase translates to MRFLRDLYMRLSRQHGWRADLVMVLAGGLYALGFPPVHAVVVLPVAFCLLALAIDHAAGWKEAARRGFMFAMGLYTVGLYWLMYAILLRADDFWWLVPLASPGCAVILAPLSALSAGLSRLVPRGTGRLVVLAALWTLTDMARVYVFSGFPWNPPGSVWAFPGLAGDIMLQPAAWIGVDGLTLLTCLLSLAPLYGRAGRLACAGVLAAWVACGALRVASIHDTYGHNPEVVLVQGNVPETEKISRDSDVAVFRRYLELTHAGVQAGLREADGRPVVFAWPESAFPGLLLEDDIARPMIMKAGQGAAAGVIGTLRWLEDRHWRNSMVALLPDGQPATPYDKAHLVPFGEYQPAFLPFHVVPGEGMTPGPGVQTWHLPGVAPVGPLICYEVIFSGQVVDPRDRPTWLLNSTNDAWYGNSAGPRQHLAAVRLRAVEEGLPVARAANTGISAIFDGRGHELARLGWDRQGVLVHALPDALPCTFFGHYGRLVPLLLAGVMGLAGLFWRRLCFKEGS, encoded by the coding sequence ATGAGGTTTCTCCGTGATCTGTATATGAGGCTGTCGCGCCAGCATGGCTGGCGTGCGGACCTTGTCATGGTGCTGGCAGGCGGGCTGTACGCGCTCGGCTTTCCGCCCGTGCATGCGGTCGTGGTGCTGCCAGTGGCCTTCTGCCTGCTGGCGCTGGCCATTGATCATGCGGCCGGCTGGAAAGAGGCCGCGCGGCGGGGCTTCATGTTCGCCATGGGGCTGTACACCGTAGGCCTGTACTGGCTCATGTACGCCATCCTGCTCCGTGCGGATGATTTCTGGTGGCTGGTGCCACTGGCCTCGCCGGGCTGCGCGGTGATCCTTGCGCCACTTAGCGCGCTCTCGGCCGGGCTGAGCCGCCTCGTGCCGCGCGGCACCGGGCGGCTGGTGGTGCTGGCAGCGTTGTGGACGCTGACGGACATGGCGCGGGTTTACGTGTTCAGCGGTTTTCCGTGGAATCCGCCTGGCAGCGTATGGGCGTTTCCGGGGCTTGCGGGGGATATCATGCTTCAGCCCGCCGCATGGATCGGGGTGGATGGGCTGACGCTGCTGACCTGCCTGCTCTCGCTTGCCCCACTTTATGGCCGTGCGGGGCGCCTGGCCTGCGCCGGCGTGCTGGCGGCATGGGTGGCCTGTGGTGCGCTGCGGGTTGCCAGCATTCATGACACCTATGGTCATAACCCCGAGGTGGTGCTGGTGCAGGGCAATGTGCCCGAGACCGAGAAAATATCACGCGACTCCGATGTGGCAGTGTTCCGCCGTTATCTGGAGCTGACGCATGCGGGCGTGCAGGCGGGCCTGCGCGAGGCGGATGGCAGGCCGGTTGTGTTTGCATGGCCGGAATCGGCCTTTCCCGGCCTGCTGCTGGAAGATGACATCGCGCGCCCCATGATCATGAAGGCAGGGCAGGGGGCGGCTGCGGGCGTGATCGGCACGCTGCGCTGGCTGGAGGACAGGCACTGGCGCAACAGCATGGTGGCCCTGCTGCCTGATGGTCAGCCTGCCACCCCCTATGACAAGGCGCATCTGGTGCCGTTTGGCGAATACCAGCCCGCGTTTCTGCCCTTTCATGTCGTACCGGGGGAAGGGATGACCCCCGGCCCCGGCGTGCAGACCTGGCACCTGCCGGGTGTTGCCCCGGTGGGGCCGCTGATCTGCTACGAGGTGATTTTCTCCGGTCAGGTGGTCGACCCGCGTGACCGCCCCACCTGGTTGCTCAACAGCACGAATGACGCCTGGTATGGCAACAGCGCAGGTCCCCGCCAGCATCTTGCCGCCGTGCGCCTCCGCGCGGTGGAGGAAGGCCTGCCGGTGGCGCGTGCCGCCAATACCGGCATTTCAGCCATTTTTGACGGGCGCGGCCACGAACTGGCCCGGCTGGGATGGGACCGGCAGGGTGTTCTGGTCCATGCGCTGCCCGATGCGCTGCCCTGCACGTTTTTTGGACATTATGGCCGTCTGGTGCCCCTTCTGCTGGCCGGGGTAATGGGGCTTGCGGGTTTGTTCTGGCGGCGGTTATGTTTTAAAGAAGGTTCTTGA
- a CDS encoding GNAT family N-acetyltransferase: MSIEKTIQSLSTLDLERNGFPELRGGNLGVRIAATDEERDAAQALRYRVFYEEMGARPDSRTARLKRDVDEFDEYADHLLVIDHAISSGAKGVVGTYRLMQGDAAKKLGKFYTSGEYDISRLTEFPGRLLEVGRSCVDQNYRGRAAMQLLWRGIASYIFLHRIDVLFGCASLPGTNPDALSDELTYLYHNHLAPPALRISAVPERRVEMLRTDPQTLDHRRSLARLPPLIKGYLRLGGYVGDGAVIDEQFNTIDVAVLVKSELLADKYYRHYERRLRDALD; this comes from the coding sequence TTGAGTATCGAGAAAACCATACAGTCCCTTTCCACTCTGGACCTTGAACGCAACGGTTTTCCCGAGCTGCGGGGGGGCAATCTTGGCGTCAGGATCGCCGCGACGGATGAAGAGCGCGATGCCGCCCAGGCGCTGCGTTACCGTGTGTTCTATGAGGAAATGGGGGCTCGCCCCGATTCCCGTACGGCACGTCTCAAGCGCGACGTGGACGAATTCGATGAATATGCCGATCACCTTCTGGTGATTGATCATGCCATCTCATCGGGTGCCAAGGGCGTTGTGGGCACCTACCGGCTCATGCAGGGGGATGCTGCAAAGAAGCTGGGCAAATTCTATACCTCGGGCGAATACGACATCTCGCGCCTGACCGAGTTTCCCGGTCGGCTGCTTGAGGTGGGCCGGTCATGCGTGGACCAGAACTATCGCGGTCGCGCGGCCATGCAGCTGCTGTGGCGTGGCATTGCCTCCTACATCTTCCTGCACCGCATTGACGTGCTGTTCGGCTGCGCAAGCCTGCCCGGCACCAATCCCGATGCGTTGTCTGATGAACTGACCTATCTGTACCACAACCATCTTGCCCCGCCTGCGCTGCGGATCAGCGCCGTGCCGGAGCGCCGGGTGGAAATGCTGCGTACCGACCCGCAGACCCTCGACCATCGCCGCTCGCTTGCGCGCCTGCCGCCCCTGATCAAGGGTTATCTGCGGCTTGGGGGTTATGTAGGTGATGGCGCGGTGATTGATGAGCAGTTCAACACCATTGATGTGGCCGTGCTCGTCAAGAGTGAGCTTCTGGCTGACAAATATTACCGCCATTACGAGCGCCGCCTGCGTGACGCGCTGGACTAG
- a CDS encoding Fur family transcriptional regulator, producing MATDRNGLQTRIERMCMERGLKMTGQRRVIARVLSEAHDHPDVEELYRRASALDGRISVATVYRTVRLLEENGILERRDFGGGRARYEATEEGDHYHLIDVESGQVVEFTHAAHAELLRQITASLGFELVSHRLELFARRLPDVAQEQTDHTVQTEQKGGSRP from the coding sequence ATGGCAACAGATCGTAACGGACTACAGACGCGCATCGAGCGCATGTGCATGGAGCGCGGCCTGAAAATGACAGGCCAGCGCCGTGTCATTGCGCGCGTGCTGTCCGAGGCCCATGACCACCCGGATGTGGAGGAACTCTACCGCCGTGCCTCGGCGCTGGATGGGCGCATATCGGTTGCCACGGTGTACCGCACCGTTCGCCTGCTGGAAGAAAACGGCATTCTCGAACGCCGTGACTTTGGCGGCGGCCGCGCGCGCTACGAGGCCACGGAGGAAGGCGACCACTACCACCTGATCGACGTGGAAAGCGGGCAGGTCGTTGAGTTCACCCATGCCGCCCATGCCGAACTGCTGCGCCAGATCACGGCTTCCCTGGGGTTCGAGCTGGTGTCCCATCGGCTGGAACTGTTTGCGCGCAGGCTGCCCGACGTGGCACAAGAACAGACGGACCATACGGTGCAAACGGAGCAGAAGGGCGGGTCACGGCCTTGA
- a CDS encoding MucR family transcriptional regulator: MADAAAEVEVRELAAEIVSAYVSRNEIDAEALPDLIHQVYEAVASLGRAEPVPEKPVPAVPLKKSVFPDYIVCLEDGKKLKMLKRHLKTAYNMTPDEYRERWGLPHDYPMVAPSYASHRSTLARKIGLGTKQRED, translated from the coding sequence ATGGCTGATGCAGCGGCAGAAGTTGAAGTGCGCGAACTCGCTGCCGAAATCGTTTCGGCATATGTCTCGCGGAATGAAATCGACGCGGAGGCCCTCCCCGATCTGATTCACCAGGTCTATGAGGCTGTTGCCTCCCTCGGGCGCGCCGAGCCCGTGCCCGAGAAGCCGGTGCCCGCGGTGCCGCTCAAGAAATCCGTCTTCCCTGACTACATCGTCTGCCTTGAGGACGGGAAGAAGCTCAAGATGCTCAAGCGTCATCTCAAGACCGCCTATAACATGACGCCCGATGAATACCGCGAGCGCTGGGGCCTGCCGCATGACTACCCCATGGTGGCGCCGAGCTACGCCAGCCACCGCTCCACCCTGGCCCGCAAGATCGGGCTTGGCACGAAACAACGCGAGGACTGA
- a CDS encoding sulfurtransferase TusA family protein codes for MSDIEMAKLDITHEVCPMTFVHTRLALDRLPGGERLLVRLRGAGPLDNVSRSLKLLGHVVEEIQTETDGITHQLTVLKSPAS; via the coding sequence ATGTCTGATATAGAGATGGCGAAACTGGATATCACCCATGAAGTGTGCCCCATGACTTTCGTACACACGCGCCTGGCACTTGACAGACTTCCGGGCGGGGAAAGACTGCTTGTCCGCCTGCGCGGCGCAGGCCCGCTGGACAATGTTTCGCGCAGTCTGAAGCTGCTTGGTCATGTCGTGGAAGAAATACAGACAGAAACAGATGGCATAACCCACCAGCTGACCGTGCTCAAATCTCCCGCTTCATGA